TCACAGATGAAGGGTTTCTCCCCTGTATGAATGCGCTGGTGAGCACGGAGGCTTGATGATTGCGAGAATGATTTATCGCACTCCTCACATGTGAACGGTTTCTCACCAGTGTGAGTGCGTTGGTGCCTTGCCAGGTCTGACGATCTTCCAAAGCCATCACAACACACCACACACTTAAaaggtttctcccctgtgtgaattctTTCATGTGTCAGGAGATCGGATGATTGAACAAAAGCCATCATACAAACCTTACACTTGAAGGGCTTTTCCCCTGTGTGAAACCTCTGGTGTGTCAGCAACCTTGTAGATGTTGCAAAAGCTTTATCACAAAGCTCACatttgaatggtttctctcctgtgtggaTTGTTCGATGAACTTGGAGGTGCGATAACTGTGTAAAGGCTTTGTTGCACACCTTGCACGTGAATgacttctcccctgtgtgaatttGTTGGTGTACACGGAGGTTTGTTAactgtgagaatgatttgtcacactcAGGGcacgtgaatggtttctctccggtgtgaatgcgttggtgagTGCGGAGGTTCCACGACCGTAAGAATGACTTGGCGCAGATTTCACATGCAAAGGATTTCTGGACAGTGTGAATATGTTGACATTGCACCAGATCCGATAATCGTCCAAAACTCTCACTCCGCACTTCACTTTTGAAGTTTTTCTCCCTTGTGTGGATTGTCTGATGTACTAGAAGATTGGATAACTGTGTGAAGGCTTTGTCACATACGCCACACATGAATGACTTCTCCCCTGCATGAATGCACTTGTGAGCATGGAGGTTCTCTGACTGTGAGAATGATTTGGAACACACCTCACACTTGAAGGGCTCCTCCATTGTGTGAATTGTCTGGTGTGTCAGAAAATTGAAGAATTGGATACAGGCCAGCACACAAACCTCATCCAGAGAGTTGTTACCCCATATCAAATGTCTGGTGGTGCATCAGGAGGTTTGCAAGTGTTCAGAAAGCTTCATCACAAACCTCACATTTGAAGAGTGTCTCTCCTTTGTGGGTTATCTAATGGACCAGGAGTCTTGATGACAGTGAAACAGATTGGCATGCAGCTTACATGTTGAGCAACTTCTCCCCTGTTTGAATTTGTTGGGGTATTCAGAGGTATTTTAACTATGAGATTGCTTtgtcacacacccacacatgaaTGACTACTCACATCTGTGAATATGCTGGTATCTGCAGAGGGTCAATAACTTCCAAAATCGTTTTGTCACACATCTCAAACTGGATAGCTTTTTCACCAATGTGGATACACTTGTGTCTCAGGATTGTTAGTGACTGTGTGAAGTCCTGGTCACACATTCCACTGCAAACAGTTTCAATGCCACATTGCTCTTCAGAGTTGAAGCCTGCATGTTATGAGATCTTATGAAACTGTGGAGTCCTCTTCACAAAACTCATACTTGAGTAGCTCCTCATCTGTAGGAGTAAATCAGTGGTTCATGAGACTCAATGAATGACTGAAGCAGTCACCATACTTGAAGCCCATTCATGTATTTCCTCAGCTTCATCTTCTCTGTGTTGAGCAATACTGTCAAAGGAACAGATCAGTGAATTTTTTAAGtgtgtgggttctttcttgattatatgttttttgagataatgtctcttgattaaacttaaaatataagccataactattcatttaacctggggcagtgttttgtagaggaataaggcagtgttattttctgggtctgtagagtgtgaaggagcaaaaatggcctttagtacagtgatttgtatttcttgtcagatgtgcgagtttaaagagagtttaagggttactgcgtattatatctgcaataaatgctgttggttgtgaatcctatcagattgaatggatcggttggagagaaatttagaagcaatgaggaatttgcaacagcaacaatatgtgatggatggcagttataggaaggggggaaagtctcagatacagtcacatagatgggttaactccaggaaaggtaagaaaggtaggcagcaggtgcaggagtcttctgtggcaatcccCACTTCAAACTTGGAAAAGATAGGGGGTGATCAATtcacaggggaacatagcacgaaaagccaagcttctggtattgagactggctctaatgcaacgaggggttcgtcagattccaagagatcagttgtgtgaggggactctctagtccaagctatagacagatgtttctgtggccagcagcgtaAAATCAGAaaggtgtgttgcttccctggtgccatgatcaaggatgtctcagagagggtgcagaatggtcTCACGAAAAGCCAagcttctggtattgagactggctctaatgcaacgaggggttcgtcagattccaagagatcagttgtgtgaggggactctctagtccgagctatagacagatgtttctgtggccagcagcgtaAAATCAGAAAGGTGTGTTGCTTCCTTGGTGCcatgatcaaggatgtctcagtgaGGGTGCAGAATGGTCTCACGGGGGAGAGGAACCAGCAAGAGGTAATTGTCCACACTGGAACCAGcgacaaaggaagggaaaaggttgagattctgaaaggaagaTGACAAAGAGTTAGGCAgtaatttaaaaaagaggtcctcgagagtagtaatatctggattactcctggtgctacgagctagtgagggcaggaataggagaatacagcagatgaatgcatagctggaGAGCTGATGTTTGGacgaaggattcacatttttggatctctGGAATCTattttggggtaaaagtgacctgtacaagaaggacggattgcacctaaattggaagggtactaatatactggcagggagaattgttagagctgcttgggaggatttaaactagtaaggtggggggagggtgggacccagggagatagttagaaagagatcaatctgagactggtacagttgagaacagaagtcagTCAaacagggcaagcagggacaaggtaggacaaataaattaaactgcatttatttcaatgcaaggagcctaacagggaaggcagatgaactccgggcatggttaggagggaggatattccctgaaatacatccagggaagttatttgggtggaactgagaaataagaaagggatgatcaccttattgggattgtattatagaccccttaatagtcagagggaaattgagaaacaaacttgtgaggagatctcatCTATCTGTTTCAGGTgaaccctcgaactctgtgggaagatagagaaatgattgctgggcatcttaatgagatatttgtatcatcaatagtcacaggtgaggtgccagaaaactggaggtttgctaacgtggtgccactgtttaagaagagtggtaaggacaagccagggaactacagaccagtgagcctgacgtcagtggtgggcaagttgttggagggaatcctgagggacaggatgtacatgtatttgaaaaggtaaggactgattagagatagtcaacatgctttatgcgtgggaaattatttctcacaaacttgattgagttgtttgaacaagtaacaaagaggattgatgagggcagagcgatagatgtgatctatatagacttcagtaaggtgttctaaaaggttccccgtgggagactggttagcaaggttagatctcacagaatacagggaggacgagcgatttggatacagaattggctcaaagatataaaacagagggtggtggtgaaggactgtttttcagaccggaggcctgtgaccagtggagtgccacaaagatcggtgctgggtcctctacttattatcatttatataaatgatttgggtgtgagcataagaggtatgcttagtaagtttgcagaggacaccaaaattggaggtgtggtggacagcgaagaaggtaacctcagagtacaatgggatcttgatcagatgggccaatgggctgagaagtggcagatggagtttaaatcagataaatgggtggtgctgcattttgggaaagcaaatcttagcaggacttatacacttaatggtaagttcctaaggagtgttgctgaacaaagagaccttggagtgcaggttcacagccccttgaaagtggagtcgcaagtcgataggatagtgaagaaggcgtttggtatgctttccttttttgggtcagagtattgagtaaaggagttgggaggtcatgttgcagctgtacaggacattggtcaggctactgttggaatattacgtgcaattctggtctccttcctatcggaaaaatgttatgaaacttgaaagggttcagaaaagatttacaagaatgttgccagggttggaggatttgagctataaggggaggctgaacagactgggtctgttttccctagagctgaggggtgaccttataaaattcTTGCAAAaaggcattaaaaaa
This genomic stretch from Chiloscyllium plagiosum isolate BGI_BamShark_2017 chromosome 37, ASM401019v2, whole genome shotgun sequence harbors:
- the LOC122541609 gene encoding zinc finger protein 271-like translates to MEEPFKCEVCSKSFSQSENLHAHKCIHAGEKSFMCGVCDKAFTQLSNLLVHQTIHTREKNFKSEVRSESFGRLSDLVQCQHIHTVQKSFACEICAKSFLRSWNLRTHQRIHTGEKPFTCPECDKSFSQLTNLRVHQQIHTGEKSFTCKVCNKAFTQLSHLQVHRTIHTGEKPFKCELCDKAFATSTRLLTHQRFHTGEKPFKCKVCMMAFVQSSDLLTHERIHTGEKPFKCVVCCDGFGRSSDLARHQRTHTGEKPFTCEECDKSFSQSSSLRAHQRIHTGEKPFICEICDKSFSKLTNLHRHQRIHTGEKPFKCEICDLAFTQSSHLIQHQTIHTGEKPFKCEMCDRAFTQSSSLLRHQIIHTGGSPIK